The Procambarus clarkii isolate CNS0578487 chromosome 46, FALCON_Pclarkii_2.0, whole genome shotgun sequence genome includes a region encoding these proteins:
- the LOC123770489 gene encoding agrin isoform X2 translates to MQVLLLIMLGTVCSQLAGGLNLYYLPPQQARIPVPFLFDAVVRIGTTSPRPDGGAVAGGDNDVSPACRAACTRIYLPLCASNGKTYNNRCTYELDSCLSQQAGGPPITVVAEGPCDDTVISPGALDPVHAEVGESVPPGVQDPIGSGAGDSIVPGIDPVVEVPAVPGAETPVSPAGGAPASSCKENCQKIYIPVCGSDGVTYNNPCILGEAHCKSLEAGGSGVALAYDGVCEQSTGPEAVPSEQVPGTPSDPKVDSRVTPAPASSCPEQCTRIFTPVCGSDGVTYKNPCILGEAHCKSLEAGGSGVALAYDGVCGRPIVPGQEPSGQVPGAPSDPKVDTRVTPASSCPEQCTRIFTPVCGSDGVSYNNLCLLEIADCRSREAGGTGVVAVSDGYCGEPVVPGAVDPVGPVAVDPVGPGVEAPVSPAGGAPVSSCVKSCQKIYIPVCGSDGVTYNNPCILGEAHCKSLEAGGSGVALAYDGVCGRPIVSGQEPSGQVPGAPSDPKVDTRVTPAPASSCPEQCTRIFTPVCGSDGVSYNNLCLLEIADCRSREAGGTGVVAVSDGYCGEPVVPGAVDPVGPVAVDPVGPGVEAPVSPAGGAPASSCVKSCQKIYIPVCGSDGVTYNNPCILGEAHCKSLEAGGSGVALAYDGVCERPIVSGQEPSGQVPGAPSDPKVDTRVTPAPAPSCPEQCTRIFTPVCGSDGVSYNNLCLLEIADCRSREAGGTGVVAVSDGYCADGVQVDALPPAGGASPVDATSSAGEPEGSELLPGIVDIRVFVPQCVDNCTQEVTPACGSNGHTYTNLCLLLLADCYNRESGGTGVQERDSSFCERPIVSGQEPSGQVPGAPSDPKVDSRVTPAIASSCPEQCTRIFTPVCGSDGVSYNNLCLLEIADCRSREAGGTGVVAVSDGYCGEPVVPGAVDPVGPVAVDPVGPVAVDPVGPVAVDPVGPVAVDPVGPGVEAPVSPAGGAPASSCNKSCQKIYIPVCGSDGVTYNNLCLLEIADCRSREAGGTGVVAVSDGRCGVPVVEDDKGEAITSSSTGVAEEGTKVEEVPAYIPPVRTSTTSCQSDCTNLQEPVCGSDGVTYENECILDVASCRRREDGGEGIYIVSGGSCDDIKSPVEVDKATACREQCTKIYLPVCGSDGNTYDNECLLDVVNCKRWEEGEKGIYIIHEGRCEDEGIGDLAVPSVPDQSLAAPIDSPSETIPSPSVPVESPLLASLGVSYSASTSPCPEQCAEDYSPVCGTDNLTYDSHCVLEETSCRRRSAGDDIIRKAFDGPCVAALPRGPVCDRRCDGGVALVCGSDGETYNSRCLLEHADCLNPFATIAFVKDGPCDSSITLLELSSSSSSEDDSDTEDVAFPHLGYLPPF, encoded by the exons ATGCAGGTGCTGCTGCTTATAATGCTGGGGACTGTATGTTCCCAGCTAGCAGGTGGGCTTAATTTATATTATCTACCTCCTCAACAAGCCAGAATACCAG TGCCGTTTCTATTTGATGCCGTCGTCCGAATCGGTACAACGTCGCCGAGGCCTGACGGAGGCGCTGTAGCAGGCGGCGACAACGACGTCTCCCCTGCGTGTCGCGCCGCCTGCACCCGGATCTACCTGCCTCTGTGTGCCAGCAACGGAAAGACTTACAACAACAGATGCACTTATGAGCTGGATTCCTGTCTGTCTCAGCAAGCAGGGGGACCCCCCATCACCGTGGTAGCTGAAGGACCTTGTg ATGATACCGTCATTAGTCCTGGAGCCTTGGATCCTGTTCATGCTGAAGTCGGGGAATCAGTTCCTCCTGGAGTACAGGATCCCATTGGTTCTGGAGCAGGGGATTCTATTGTTCCTGGAATAGACCCAGTAGTTGAGGTTCCTGCTGTCCCGGGAGCTGAGACTCCCGTTTCTCCTGCTGGAGGAGCTCCAGCTTCCTCCTGCAAGGAGAACTGCCAGAAGATCTACATTCCCGTGTGTGGCAGCGACGGCGTCACCTACAACAACCCGTGTATCCTGGGGGAGGCCCACTGCAAGAGTCTGGAGGCCGGCGGCAGCGGCGTCGCCCTCGCCTACGACGGCGTCTGTG AGCAGAGTACAGGGCCAGAAGCCGTGCCATCAGAACAGGTGCCAGGGACCCCGAGCGACCCCAAGGTGGACTCCAGGGTCACCCCAGCCCCTGCCTCATCCTGCCCTGAGCAGTGCACCAGGATCTTCACGCCCGTGTGTGGCAGCGACGGCGTCACCTACAAAAACCCGTGTATCCTGGGGGAGGCCCACTGCAAGAGTCTGGAGGCCGGCGGCAGCGGCGTCGCCCTCGCCTACGACGGCGTCTGTG GGAGACCGATCGTCCCGGGACAGGAACCATCAGGACAGGTGCCAGGGGCCCCTAGCGACCCAAAGGTGGACACCAGGGTCACCCCAGCCTCCTCCTGCCCTGAGCAGTGCACCAGGATCTTCACGCCCGTGTGCGGCAGCGACGGCGTCTCCTACAACAACCTGTGTTTACTGGAGATCGCAGACTGTAGGAGCAGAGAAGCTGGAGGGACCGGCGTCGTGGCTGTGTCTGATGGCTACTGTG GAGAACCTGTTGTCCCTGGAGCTGTAGATCCTGTTGGACCCGTAGCTGTAGATCCTGTTGGACCCGGAGTTGAGGCTCCCGTTTCTCCTGCTGGAGGAGCTCCAGTGTCCTCCTGCGTTAAAAGCTGCCAGAAGATCTACATTCCCGTGTGTGGCAGCGACGGCGTCACCTACAACAACCCGTGTATCCTGGGGGAGGCCCACTGCAAGAGTCTGGAGGCCGGCGGCAGCGGCGTCGCCCTCGCCTACGACGGCGTCTGTG GGAGACCGATCGTCTCGGGACAGGAGCCATCAGGACAGGTGCCAGGGGCCCCTAGCGACCCCAAGGTGGACACCAGGGTCACCCCAGCCCCTGCCTCCTCCTGCCCTGAGCAGTGCACCAGGATCTTCACGCCCGTGTGCGGCAGCGACGGCGTCTCCTACAACAACCTGTGTTTACTGGAGATCGCAGACTGTAGGAGCAGAGAAGCTGGAGGGACCGGCGTCGTGGCTGTGTCTGATGGCTACTGTG GAGAACCTGTTGTCCCTGGAGCTGTAGATCCTGTTGGACCCGTAGCTGTAGATCCTGTTGGACCCGGAGTTGAGGCTCCCGTTTCTCCTGCTGGAGGAGCTCCAGCGTCCTCCTGCGTTAAAAGCTGCCAGAAGATCTACATTCCCGTGTGTGGCAGCGACGGCGTCACCTACAACAACCCGTGTATCCTGGGGGAGGCCCACTGCAAGAGTCTGGAGGCCGGCGGCAGCGGCGTCGCCCTCGCCTACGACGGCGTCTGTG AACGACCAATCGTCTCGGGACAGGAGCCATCAGGACAGGTGCCAGGGGCCCCTAGCGACCCCAAAGTGGACACCAGGGTCACCCCAGCCCCTGCCCCCTCCTGCCCTGAGCAGTGCACTAGGATCTTCACGCCCGTGTGCGGCAGCGACGGCGTCTCCTACAACAACCTGTGTTTACTGGAGATCGCAGACTGTAGGAGCAGAGAAGCTGGAGGGACCGGCGTCGTGGCTGTGTCTGATGGCTACTGTG CTGACGGAGTCCAGGTCGACGCTCTTCCTCCAGCTGGCGGAGCTTCCCCCGTCGACGCTACATCTTCTGCAGGTGAACCAGAAGGGTCTGAACTCCTGCCGGGCATTGTCGACATTCGGGTGTTCGTGCCGCAGTGCGTCGACAACTGCACGCAGGAGGTGACGCCGGCGTGTGGCAGCAACGGCCACACCTACACCAACCTCTGTTTACTGTTGCTCGCTGACTGTTATAACAGGGAGTCGGGAGGAACAGGGGTCCAGGAGAGGGACTCCAGCTTCTGCG AGAGACCGATCGTCTCGGGACAGGAGCCATCAGGACAGGTGCCAGGGGCCCCTAGCGACCCCAAGGTGGACTCCAGGGTCACCCCAGCCATTGCCTCCTCCTGCCCTGAGCAGTGCACCAGGATCTTCACGCCCGTGTGCGGCAGCGACGGCGTCTCCTACAACAACCTGTGTTTACTGGAGATCGCAGACTGTAGGAGCAGAGAAGCTGGAGGGACCGGCGTCGTGGCTGTGTCTGATGGCTACTGTG GAGAACCTGTTGTCCCTGGAGCTGTAGATCCTGTTGGACCCGTAGCTGTAGATCCTGTTGGACCCGTAGCTGTAGATCCTGTTGGTCCCGTAGCTGTAGATCCTGTTGGTCCCGTAGCTGTAGATCCTGTTGGTCCGGGAGTTGAAGCTCCCGTTTCTCCTGCTGGAGGAGCTCCAGCGTCCTCCTGCAATAAGAGCTGCCAGAAGATCTACATTCCCGTGTGTGGCAGCGACGGCGTCACCTACAACAATCTGTGTTTACTGGAGATCGCAGACTGTAGGAGCAGAGAAGCTGGAGGGACCGGCGTCGTGGCTGTGTCTGACGGCCGCTGTG GAGTCCCAGTAGTAGAAGACGACAAAGGGGAGGCGATAACGTCCTCTTCTACAGGAGTTGCTGAGGAAGGTACTAAGGTAGAGGAAGTTCCGGCTTACATTCCCCCAGTgcgcacctccaccacctcctgccaAAGTGACTGCACGAACCTTCAGGAGCCCGTGTGTGGCTCTGATGGCGTCACCTATGAGAACGAGTGCATCCTGGACGTAGCCAGCTGCAGGCGCCGGGAGGACGGCGGCGAGGGGATCTACATCGTCAGCGGCGGTTCTTGTG ATGACATCAAGTCACCAGTTGAAGTTGATAAAGCAACAGCCTGTCGAGAGCAGTGTACGAAAATCTACCTTCCGGTCTGCGGCAGTGACGGCAACACGTACGACAATGAATGTCTTTTGGATGTTGTCAATTGCAAGAGATGGGAGGAAGGCGAGAAGGGCATCTACATCATCCACGAGGGGCGCTGTG AGGATGAAGGCATTGGAGACCTTGCAGTACCTTCTGTGCCTGATCAGTCGCTAGCAGCACCCATAGACTCGCCATCAGAAACCATTCCATCCCCATCCGTGCCAGTTGAGTCTCCCCTTCTGGCGTCTCTGGGCGTATCCTACAGCGCCTCTACGTCCCCGTGCCCGGAGCAGTGTGCCGAAGATTACTCTCCTGTCTGTGGTACCGACAACCTGACGTATGACAGCCATTGCGTCCTGGAGGAGACCAGCTGCAGGAGACGGTCAGCGGGAGATGATATAATCAGAAAGGCTTTCGATGGACCCTGCG TGGCCGCCCTGCCCCGAGGCCCAGTGTGTGACAGGAGATGTGACGGCGGTGTGGCGCTAGTGTGTGGCAGTGACGGAGAGACCTACAACAGTCGCTGTCTCCTGGAACACGCCGACTGTCTCAACCCTTTCGCCACCATCGCTTTTGTGAAGGACGGCCCTTGTG ATTCATCAATAACACTTCTGGAATTATCGTCATCGTCATCATCAGAGGACGATTCCGATACTGAGGACGTAGCGTTTCCCCACCTTGGTTACCTCCCTCCATTTTAG
- the LOC123770489 gene encoding agrin isoform X3: MQVLLLIMLGTVCSQLAGGLNLYYLPPQQARIPEPASTTPPVASTGAPIETTSSTPKVEAPPPEEVSQPAEGAPPPEEVSQPAEGAPPPEEVSQPAEGAPPPEEVSQPAEGAQPSEEVSQPAEGAQPSEEVSQPAEGALSPEPCSELCPFNYDPVCGSDEVTYTNPCSFNNAVCRNPDIVKSYHGPCVPFLFDAVVRIGTTSPRPDGGAVAGGDNDVSPACRAACTRIYLPLCASNGKTYNNRCTYELDSCLSQQAGGPPITVVAEGPCDDTVISPGALDPVHAEVGESVPPGVQDPIGSGAGDSIVPGIDPVVEVPAVPGAETPVSPAGGAPASSCKENCQKIYIPVCGSDGVTYNNPCILGEAHCKSLEAGGSGVALAYDGVCEQSTGPEAVPSEQVPGTPSDPKVDSRVTPAPASSCPEQCTRIFTPVCGSDGVTYKNPCILGEAHCKSLEAGGSGVALAYDGVCGRPIVPGQEPSGQVPGAPSDPKVDTRVTPASSCPEQCTRIFTPVCGSDGVSYNNLCLLEIADCRSREAGGTGVVAVSDGYCGEPVVPGAVDPVGPVAVDPVGPGVEAPVSPAGGAPVSSCVKSCQKIYIPVCGSDGVTYNNPCILGEAHCKSLEAGGSGVALAYDGVCGRPIVSGQEPSGQVPGAPSDPKVDTRVTPAPASSCPEQCTRIFTPVCGSDGVSYNNLCLLEIADCRSREAGGTGVVAVSDGYCGEPVVPGAVDPVGPVAVDPVGPGVEAPVSPAGGAPASSCVKSCQKIYIPVCGSDGVTYNNPCILGEAHCKSLEAGGSGVALAYDGVCERPIVSGQEPSGQVPGAPSDPKVDSRVTPAIASSCPEQCTRIFTPVCGSDGVSYNNLCLLEIADCRSREAGGTGVVAVSDGYCGEPVVPGAVDPVGPVAVDPVGPVAVDPVGPVAVDPVGPVAVDPVGPGVEAPVSPAGGAPASSCNKSCQKIYIPVCGSDGVTYNNLCLLEIADCRSREAGGTGVVAVSDGRCGVPVVEDDKGEAITSSSTGVAEEGTKVEEVPAYIPPVRTSTTSCQSDCTNLQEPVCGSDGVTYENECILDVASCRRREDGGEGIYIVSGGSCDDIKSPVEVDKATACREQCTKIYLPVCGSDGNTYDNECLLDVVNCKRWEEGEKGIYIIHEGRCEDEGIGDLAVPSVPDQSLAAPIDSPSETIPSPSVPVESPLLASLGVSYSASTSPCPEQCAEDYSPVCGTDNLTYDSHCVLEETSCRRRSAGDDIIRKAFDGPCVAALPRGPVCDRRCDGGVALVCGSDGETYNSRCLLEHADCLNPFATIAFVKDGPCDSSITLLELSSSSSSEDDSDTEDVAFPHLGYLPPF; this comes from the exons ATGCAGGTGCTGCTGCTTATAATGCTGGGGACTGTATGTTCCCAGCTAGCAGGTGGGCTTAATTTATATTATCTACCTCCTCAACAAGCCAGAATACCAG AACCAGCTTCAACGACACCGCCAGTAGCCTCTACAGGAGCTCCCATAGAGACAACTTCCTCAACGCCTAAAGTAGAAGCCCCGCCACCTGAAGAAGTATCCCAGCCGGCCGAAGGAGCCCCGCCACCTGAAGAAGTATCCCAGCCGGCCGAAGGAGCCCCGCCACCTGAAGAAGTATCCCAGCCGGCCGAAGGAGCCCCGCCACCTGAAGAAGTATCCCAGCCGGCCGAAGGAGCCCAGCCATCTGAAGAAGTATCCCAGCCGGCCGAAGGAGCCCAGCCATCTGAAGAAGTATCCCAGCCGGCCGAAGGGGCCCTGTCGCCTGAGCCGTGCTCAGAGCTATGTCCTTTCAACTATGACCCCGTCTGCGGCAGCGACGAGGTCACATACACCAACCCCTGCTCCTTTAACAACGCTGTCTGCCGGAACCCGGACATCGTCAAGAGTTACCACGGCCCTTGTG TGCCGTTTCTATTTGATGCCGTCGTCCGAATCGGTACAACGTCGCCGAGGCCTGACGGAGGCGCTGTAGCAGGCGGCGACAACGACGTCTCCCCTGCGTGTCGCGCCGCCTGCACCCGGATCTACCTGCCTCTGTGTGCCAGCAACGGAAAGACTTACAACAACAGATGCACTTATGAGCTGGATTCCTGTCTGTCTCAGCAAGCAGGGGGACCCCCCATCACCGTGGTAGCTGAAGGACCTTGTg ATGATACCGTCATTAGTCCTGGAGCCTTGGATCCTGTTCATGCTGAAGTCGGGGAATCAGTTCCTCCTGGAGTACAGGATCCCATTGGTTCTGGAGCAGGGGATTCTATTGTTCCTGGAATAGACCCAGTAGTTGAGGTTCCTGCTGTCCCGGGAGCTGAGACTCCCGTTTCTCCTGCTGGAGGAGCTCCAGCTTCCTCCTGCAAGGAGAACTGCCAGAAGATCTACATTCCCGTGTGTGGCAGCGACGGCGTCACCTACAACAACCCGTGTATCCTGGGGGAGGCCCACTGCAAGAGTCTGGAGGCCGGCGGCAGCGGCGTCGCCCTCGCCTACGACGGCGTCTGTG AGCAGAGTACAGGGCCAGAAGCCGTGCCATCAGAACAGGTGCCAGGGACCCCGAGCGACCCCAAGGTGGACTCCAGGGTCACCCCAGCCCCTGCCTCATCCTGCCCTGAGCAGTGCACCAGGATCTTCACGCCCGTGTGTGGCAGCGACGGCGTCACCTACAAAAACCCGTGTATCCTGGGGGAGGCCCACTGCAAGAGTCTGGAGGCCGGCGGCAGCGGCGTCGCCCTCGCCTACGACGGCGTCTGTG GGAGACCGATCGTCCCGGGACAGGAACCATCAGGACAGGTGCCAGGGGCCCCTAGCGACCCAAAGGTGGACACCAGGGTCACCCCAGCCTCCTCCTGCCCTGAGCAGTGCACCAGGATCTTCACGCCCGTGTGCGGCAGCGACGGCGTCTCCTACAACAACCTGTGTTTACTGGAGATCGCAGACTGTAGGAGCAGAGAAGCTGGAGGGACCGGCGTCGTGGCTGTGTCTGATGGCTACTGTG GAGAACCTGTTGTCCCTGGAGCTGTAGATCCTGTTGGACCCGTAGCTGTAGATCCTGTTGGACCCGGAGTTGAGGCTCCCGTTTCTCCTGCTGGAGGAGCTCCAGTGTCCTCCTGCGTTAAAAGCTGCCAGAAGATCTACATTCCCGTGTGTGGCAGCGACGGCGTCACCTACAACAACCCGTGTATCCTGGGGGAGGCCCACTGCAAGAGTCTGGAGGCCGGCGGCAGCGGCGTCGCCCTCGCCTACGACGGCGTCTGTG GGAGACCGATCGTCTCGGGACAGGAGCCATCAGGACAGGTGCCAGGGGCCCCTAGCGACCCCAAGGTGGACACCAGGGTCACCCCAGCCCCTGCCTCCTCCTGCCCTGAGCAGTGCACCAGGATCTTCACGCCCGTGTGCGGCAGCGACGGCGTCTCCTACAACAACCTGTGTTTACTGGAGATCGCAGACTGTAGGAGCAGAGAAGCTGGAGGGACCGGCGTCGTGGCTGTGTCTGATGGCTACTGTG GAGAACCTGTTGTCCCTGGAGCTGTAGATCCTGTTGGACCCGTAGCTGTAGATCCTGTTGGACCCGGAGTTGAGGCTCCCGTTTCTCCTGCTGGAGGAGCTCCAGCGTCCTCCTGCGTTAAAAGCTGCCAGAAGATCTACATTCCCGTGTGTGGCAGCGACGGCGTCACCTACAACAACCCGTGTATCCTGGGGGAGGCCCACTGCAAGAGTCTGGAGGCCGGCGGCAGCGGCGTCGCCCTCGCCTACGACGGCGTCTGTG AGAGACCGATCGTCTCGGGACAGGAGCCATCAGGACAGGTGCCAGGGGCCCCTAGCGACCCCAAGGTGGACTCCAGGGTCACCCCAGCCATTGCCTCCTCCTGCCCTGAGCAGTGCACCAGGATCTTCACGCCCGTGTGCGGCAGCGACGGCGTCTCCTACAACAACCTGTGTTTACTGGAGATCGCAGACTGTAGGAGCAGAGAAGCTGGAGGGACCGGCGTCGTGGCTGTGTCTGATGGCTACTGTG GAGAACCTGTTGTCCCTGGAGCTGTAGATCCTGTTGGACCCGTAGCTGTAGATCCTGTTGGACCCGTAGCTGTAGATCCTGTTGGTCCCGTAGCTGTAGATCCTGTTGGTCCCGTAGCTGTAGATCCTGTTGGTCCGGGAGTTGAAGCTCCCGTTTCTCCTGCTGGAGGAGCTCCAGCGTCCTCCTGCAATAAGAGCTGCCAGAAGATCTACATTCCCGTGTGTGGCAGCGACGGCGTCACCTACAACAATCTGTGTTTACTGGAGATCGCAGACTGTAGGAGCAGAGAAGCTGGAGGGACCGGCGTCGTGGCTGTGTCTGACGGCCGCTGTG GAGTCCCAGTAGTAGAAGACGACAAAGGGGAGGCGATAACGTCCTCTTCTACAGGAGTTGCTGAGGAAGGTACTAAGGTAGAGGAAGTTCCGGCTTACATTCCCCCAGTgcgcacctccaccacctcctgccaAAGTGACTGCACGAACCTTCAGGAGCCCGTGTGTGGCTCTGATGGCGTCACCTATGAGAACGAGTGCATCCTGGACGTAGCCAGCTGCAGGCGCCGGGAGGACGGCGGCGAGGGGATCTACATCGTCAGCGGCGGTTCTTGTG ATGACATCAAGTCACCAGTTGAAGTTGATAAAGCAACAGCCTGTCGAGAGCAGTGTACGAAAATCTACCTTCCGGTCTGCGGCAGTGACGGCAACACGTACGACAATGAATGTCTTTTGGATGTTGTCAATTGCAAGAGATGGGAGGAAGGCGAGAAGGGCATCTACATCATCCACGAGGGGCGCTGTG AGGATGAAGGCATTGGAGACCTTGCAGTACCTTCTGTGCCTGATCAGTCGCTAGCAGCACCCATAGACTCGCCATCAGAAACCATTCCATCCCCATCCGTGCCAGTTGAGTCTCCCCTTCTGGCGTCTCTGGGCGTATCCTACAGCGCCTCTACGTCCCCGTGCCCGGAGCAGTGTGCCGAAGATTACTCTCCTGTCTGTGGTACCGACAACCTGACGTATGACAGCCATTGCGTCCTGGAGGAGACCAGCTGCAGGAGACGGTCAGCGGGAGATGATATAATCAGAAAGGCTTTCGATGGACCCTGCG TGGCCGCCCTGCCCCGAGGCCCAGTGTGTGACAGGAGATGTGACGGCGGTGTGGCGCTAGTGTGTGGCAGTGACGGAGAGACCTACAACAGTCGCTGTCTCCTGGAACACGCCGACTGTCTCAACCCTTTCGCCACCATCGCTTTTGTGAAGGACGGCCCTTGTG ATTCATCAATAACACTTCTGGAATTATCGTCATCGTCATCATCAGAGGACGATTCCGATACTGAGGACGTAGCGTTTCCCCACCTTGGTTACCTCCCTCCATTTTAG